From Elusimicrobiota bacterium, one genomic window encodes:
- a CDS encoding AAA domain-containing protein → MSNGDLPGFGKLPDDLQNCLELVHAQHAPVVLQRWEVLGFEDGVLRLSPEPSPDEGWVGGHLTLRTPERELVLEGEILHFDPDNAAILVDGINWGDGFTPSDFDGKRLSYDPIPYGKALTKAYEILNKATEGLLGERLKGVLGAAAPGISFAVGAAVAENQASGNVALDLWDHKWGIVWGPPGTGKTECLADALAHVGATTKGKVLILAPTHRAVNEITSRVCQKMSKSKTLFDKQGNCRVFRGGRGVDDELLKAFPQVVGKDAHLESRSTSGVEQMRRRLQRLIRSNRHGEVAKAARELKAEFEKVRDETIRALEAGPQKLIFATVQKALSLVASQESLPVVSKVLVDEAGMVSRAACLAASCLGETVLLAGDPKQIGPICPARVGLSLSERKWLTHSALSHLKSPAALPKNVRFLECQHRMHPDICRAVSRFTYDGLLRDAEGVAERTTGIILPKGFPTKRAAFVVLDELAGSPNAAAHSRAKGKGYERRTSARIVAALALAAVDKGLQCLALTAYRAQVRLIRNLVEKKYDGPALTVGTIHRQQGAERDVVILDLVNAATAWKDEEIEMLLNVALSRARASFILIASRAELKSRVLRRFAAHLQEDAISVTVVDEEGQQALNLRSAGAPVKLETASAAGLALTLGDEIRALKQRLPLYSEEQLELIERNLGQGHYLVRGVAGSGKTLVLANWALRHLQRRPKDRVLITYFNKGLSSMLSAMLESVRKSLWIEKGLLDNQLEVQWVGRVDPDRTFEAVFVDEAQDILSNDLARLHDACEPRPNGKGQSLRSFILFSDDSQNIYGRETLEELKGRLSEDFSFSGRSFVLQETYRSTRAILDLSLNLALDPKAIYGPAKSGLLGYFKVAELANKGLLQRAEESADGLYHVHYTDRVGVKPEIVMEANVGAVAQKTAILIKELIQREAVDPSDIMVVSVHKPGIFAAALRAQGIPAKAFGGTGNEPPEGMPAQDHKFVRCTTVFSCKGHESPVVVFGNVQDVENLSWMKDVRDFEKVRRCLLYVAASRAMVKLYLVGAPCKAMEAAAHYA, encoded by the coding sequence TTGAGCAACGGTGACCTTCCAGGGTTTGGTAAGCTTCCCGATGACCTCCAAAATTGTCTTGAGCTCGTTCATGCCCAGCATGCTCCGGTAGTCCTTCAGCGCTGGGAGGTCCTCGGTTTTGAGGATGGCGTCCTGCGCCTATCGCCTGAGCCATCACCTGATGAAGGTTGGGTCGGTGGTCACCTAACCCTGCGGACACCAGAGAGGGAGCTTGTCCTCGAAGGAGAGATTCTTCACTTCGATCCGGACAACGCCGCGATCTTGGTGGATGGCATCAACTGGGGGGACGGCTTCACGCCCAGTGATTTTGACGGCAAGCGGCTATCCTACGACCCAATCCCCTACGGAAAGGCGCTGACGAAGGCCTATGAGATTCTCAATAAGGCAACAGAAGGTCTTCTGGGGGAGCGCCTAAAGGGTGTCCTGGGGGCCGCCGCTCCCGGCATTTCGTTCGCAGTGGGCGCAGCTGTGGCTGAGAATCAAGCCTCCGGAAACGTCGCGCTGGACTTGTGGGATCATAAATGGGGAATCGTATGGGGGCCGCCAGGCACTGGGAAGACAGAGTGCCTAGCAGACGCGCTCGCGCATGTCGGCGCGACGACAAAGGGCAAGGTTTTGATCTTGGCCCCCACGCACCGCGCGGTTAATGAGATTACTTCGCGTGTTTGTCAGAAGATGTCTAAGAGCAAAACCCTCTTTGATAAGCAGGGCAATTGTCGTGTTTTTCGTGGTGGACGAGGGGTTGACGATGAGTTGCTAAAGGCTTTCCCGCAAGTGGTGGGAAAGGATGCCCATTTGGAGAGTCGCTCAACATCGGGAGTTGAACAGATGCGGCGTCGGCTTCAACGGCTCATCCGAAGCAATCGCCACGGCGAAGTGGCTAAGGCAGCTCGCGAACTAAAGGCTGAATTCGAGAAGGTGCGGGATGAAACGATCAGGGCGCTGGAGGCCGGCCCGCAGAAACTGATCTTCGCAACGGTCCAGAAGGCACTGAGCTTGGTCGCTTCGCAGGAGTCCTTGCCCGTTGTGTCCAAGGTCTTGGTCGATGAGGCGGGAATGGTGTCTCGTGCCGCATGCCTTGCCGCCAGCTGTCTTGGCGAGACCGTGCTCTTGGCCGGGGATCCTAAGCAGATCGGCCCCATCTGCCCTGCTCGCGTCGGGCTTTCGCTTTCAGAGCGTAAGTGGCTGACGCATTCTGCGCTCAGCCATCTTAAGTCCCCTGCAGCGCTGCCTAAGAATGTCAGGTTCCTTGAATGCCAACATCGGATGCATCCGGACATCTGCCGCGCGGTCAGCCGATTCACCTACGATGGCCTATTGAGGGACGCCGAGGGTGTGGCCGAGCGCACGACCGGGATCATCTTGCCAAAGGGCTTTCCGACCAAGCGCGCGGCCTTCGTCGTGCTTGATGAATTGGCCGGCTCGCCGAATGCGGCGGCGCATAGCCGCGCGAAGGGAAAGGGCTATGAGCGGCGAACCTCTGCCCGCATTGTCGCGGCGTTGGCTTTGGCCGCTGTCGATAAGGGCCTGCAATGCCTGGCCCTGACGGCTTATCGAGCCCAAGTCCGTTTGATTCGCAACCTTGTTGAAAAGAAATATGACGGCCCGGCGTTGACAGTGGGTACGATACACCGCCAACAGGGTGCTGAGCGGGATGTGGTGATTCTTGATCTCGTCAATGCAGCCACTGCGTGGAAGGATGAGGAGATCGAGATGCTCCTCAACGTCGCGTTGTCTCGTGCCCGAGCCTCGTTCATCCTCATTGCATCTCGGGCGGAGCTGAAGTCTCGCGTGCTGCGCCGATTCGCCGCGCACCTGCAAGAGGATGCGATATCGGTCACGGTGGTGGATGAGGAGGGGCAGCAGGCCTTGAATCTGCGTTCGGCTGGCGCCCCGGTCAAACTGGAAACGGCGTCTGCGGCGGGCCTTGCGCTGACATTAGGCGACGAGATCCGCGCGCTGAAGCAGAGACTGCCGCTTTACTCAGAAGAACAGTTGGAGCTTATCGAGCGGAATCTGGGACAGGGGCACTATTTGGTTCGCGGGGTTGCCGGCAGTGGAAAAACTTTGGTCCTGGCCAATTGGGCCCTACGTCATCTGCAAAGACGGCCCAAGGACCGGGTCCTTATTACGTACTTCAATAAGGGCTTGTCCAGCATGCTCTCGGCTATGCTGGAAAGCGTGCGCAAGTCGCTTTGGATTGAGAAAGGACTCCTCGACAACCAACTTGAAGTCCAATGGGTGGGGCGGGTAGATCCGGACAGGACATTCGAGGCGGTCTTTGTAGACGAGGCACAGGATATCCTGTCAAATGACCTTGCGCGGCTTCACGATGCTTGCGAGCCGCGGCCTAATGGTAAGGGACAGTCGTTGCGGTCCTTCATTCTGTTCTCTGATGATTCACAGAATATCTACGGCCGGGAGACCCTTGAAGAGCTTAAGGGTCGTCTCTCTGAGGATTTCAGTTTTTCAGGCCGGAGCTTCGTTTTGCAAGAAACCTATCGTTCCACGCGAGCGATCCTCGATCTTTCTCTGAACCTTGCCCTGGACCCAAAGGCGATTTATGGGCCGGCTAAATCCGGCCTTTTGGGATACTTCAAAGTTGCGGAGCTGGCCAATAAAGGGCTCCTTCAGCGGGCAGAGGAATCGGCCGACGGCCTGTACCATGTCCATTACACAGACCGGGTTGGGGTAAAGCCGGAGATCGTGATGGAGGCGAACGTTGGGGCTGTGGCTCAGAAGACGGCGATCCTTATCAAGGAGCTTATCCAGAGGGAGGCTGTGGATCCTAGCGATATCATGGTGGTCTCCGTGCATAAGCCGGGTATCTTCGCGGCAGCTCTTAGGGCACAGGGCATTCCAGCCAAGGCATTTGGCGGCACAGGCAACGAACCGCCAGAAGGGATGCCGGCCCAAGACCATAAATTTGTGAGGTGTACGACGGTATTCTCTTGCAAGGGGCATGAGAGTCCTGTCGTGGTATTTGGCAATGTTCAGGACGTGGAGAACCTCTCTTGGATGAAGGACGTGAGAGATTTTGAGAAAGTCAGGCGTTGTCTGCTGTATGTCGCGGCATCGCGCGCCATGGTGAAGCTGTATCTTGTCGGGGCGCCCTGCAAGGCGATGGAGGCCGCGGCCCACTATGCATGA
- a CDS encoding DUF4143 domain-containing protein, whose product MAYLNRIVEDELARKLASTGAVVIEGPKACGKTATARQAAASEVLLDVDAAARQAISIDPALVLAGRTPRLIDEWQVQPAIWNHIRRAVDDRAKPGQFILTGSAVPADEVTRHGGAGRLTRLRMRPMALAESGHSTAAVSLKSLLDGQAARSADPGLSIAALAERVARGGWPGLLDRSLEESLQAVRDYLEEIRRVDVGRVEGRRHDPERVGRLLRSLARNQATYASTATLAADTGGGEGPIKDETAQAYLDALGRLMVSEDLPPWAPQLRSKSRVRSAPKRLFVDPSLAVAALRATPRRLLGDLNLLGFLYESLVIRDLRVYAQAADAQVLQYRDNTGLEVDAIVEAADGRWAAFEIKLGSAMADEGAANLLKLAQRVDAAKSGKPSALAVIVGSGYGFARPDGVLVIPIGALGA is encoded by the coding sequence ATGGCTTATTTAAATCGAATAGTAGAAGACGAGCTGGCCCGCAAACTCGCCTCCACAGGCGCGGTGGTCATAGAGGGACCAAAAGCCTGCGGCAAGACGGCCACGGCCAGACAGGCCGCGGCCAGCGAAGTGCTTCTTGACGTGGATGCCGCCGCCCGCCAGGCGATCTCCATAGATCCCGCCCTGGTCCTAGCTGGGCGGACTCCGCGGCTCATCGACGAATGGCAAGTGCAGCCTGCCATCTGGAACCACATCCGCCGGGCGGTCGACGATCGCGCCAAGCCGGGCCAGTTCATCCTGACCGGATCCGCCGTGCCCGCCGATGAGGTCACGCGCCATGGCGGGGCCGGACGCCTGACCCGCCTGCGGATGCGGCCCATGGCTCTGGCCGAAAGCGGCCACTCGACGGCCGCGGTCTCGCTGAAGTCTCTGCTCGACGGACAGGCCGCTCGGAGCGCGGACCCCGGCCTCTCGATCGCGGCCCTGGCGGAGCGCGTCGCGAGGGGAGGCTGGCCAGGCCTTCTCGACCGGAGCCTGGAGGAGTCGCTGCAGGCGGTGAGGGATTATCTCGAAGAGATCCGCCGCGTCGACGTCGGGCGCGTCGAGGGGCGGCGCCATGACCCGGAGAGAGTGGGCCGTCTGCTTCGCTCGCTGGCCCGCAACCAGGCGACTTACGCTTCGACGGCTACGCTCGCGGCGGACACGGGCGGGGGCGAAGGGCCCATCAAGGATGAGACCGCGCAAGCCTATCTCGACGCGCTGGGCCGGCTGATGGTCTCGGAGGACCTGCCGCCCTGGGCGCCTCAGCTGCGCTCGAAGTCCCGGGTCAGAAGCGCGCCCAAGCGTCTCTTCGTGGATCCGTCGCTGGCCGTGGCCGCCTTGCGCGCCACCCCGCGGCGCCTGCTGGGAGACCTCAACCTCCTGGGGTTCCTATACGAATCGCTCGTCATCCGGGACCTGCGGGTCTATGCGCAGGCCGCTGACGCGCAGGTGCTCCAGTATCGGGACAATACCGGCCTGGAGGTGGACGCGATCGTGGAAGCGGCGGACGGCCGCTGGGCCGCCTTCGAGATAAAGCTCGGTTCGGCCATGGCCGATGAGGGGGCGGCGAATCTGCTCAAGCTCGCGCAGCGCGTAGACGCTGCCAAGAGCGGCAAGCCGAGCGCGCTGGCGGTGATCGTCGGCTCCGGCTACGGCTTTGCGCGCCCTGATGGAGTCTTGGTGATCCCGATCGGCGCCTTGGGCGCCTGA
- a CDS encoding ATP-binding protein, producing the protein MEIEFPRSWVGAREFENLLATQNPACETEKDIRLSFPKGCALLIDSALKTLSLANQLVSDGKNVATDFRDDGLLGYLDRMGFFDALAPQVTVLPRRPIVSAHSLYFGGNHQLVEISVLNPGREVDAKDLPGKLADRIASVLGFGTASNDDFVAEMFTVFSELIGNYFEHSESDIPGYVVAQTYAKTNSVWVAISDSGLGITHTIRRDRPKDFRDRTDPELLIDVFNEGISRHGDGTGRSCGLYRCGQISLKHSANLRVRTPSDQVYLRPGRTRLEKNKAFYQSELGHLRGTHLCFEFTLDKS; encoded by the coding sequence GTGGAAATCGAATTCCCAAGAAGCTGGGTCGGAGCTAGAGAATTTGAAAATCTTCTGGCAACCCAAAATCCCGCTTGCGAGACTGAGAAAGATATACGGCTGTCTTTCCCAAAGGGTTGCGCCCTGCTGATTGACTCCGCACTGAAGACACTTTCGCTCGCCAATCAGTTGGTCAGTGACGGGAAAAACGTCGCGACCGATTTTAGAGACGACGGATTGCTGGGTTATCTGGACCGGATGGGTTTCTTTGACGCCTTGGCACCACAGGTAACGGTACTACCGCGCCGACCGATTGTGTCGGCGCACAGCCTATATTTCGGTGGGAACCATCAACTTGTGGAAATCAGCGTTCTAAATCCTGGCCGCGAGGTTGATGCCAAAGACCTTCCCGGCAAGCTGGCCGACAGGATTGCCTCTGTCCTTGGTTTTGGGACAGCAAGCAATGATGATTTTGTGGCCGAGATGTTCACCGTTTTCTCTGAACTGATCGGGAATTACTTTGAGCACAGTGAGAGTGATATCCCTGGATATGTTGTTGCTCAGACCTACGCGAAGACCAATAGTGTCTGGGTCGCCATATCGGACAGTGGTCTGGGAATAACGCATACGATTCGGCGAGATCGGCCGAAGGATTTTCGTGACAGAACCGATCCCGAGCTACTCATTGATGTCTTCAACGAGGGGATTTCCCGCCATGGTGATGGGACTGGGCGAAGCTGCGGCCTTTATAGGTGCGGTCAAATCTCCCTAAAGCACTCTGCGAATTTGCGGGTGCGGACCCCAAGTGACCAGGTATACCTACGACCAGGACGCACGAGGCTTGAGAAGAACAAGGCCTTCTACCAGTCCGAACTCGGGCATCTCAGGGGAACACATCTCTGTTTCGAATTTACCCTTGACAAAAGCTAG
- a CDS encoding HNH endonuclease, with translation MRFWWVNQGQTFDHEFHGGYLWSPKKKAHGVRHQFYENMREVAPQDVIFSFRARKIVAVSVAQSYAYESPKPAEFGLAGPNWEKIGWRVDVAYIVPHNQIEPREHMAVLAPLLPKRYAPLQPNGDGLQGVYLAEVPRIFAEVLAGLIGEDVRQLVSVVADRPSVVGSAAKGLDEWEEHIQMDLVKDRSIPETEKSAIIKARRGQGLFKQHVMEIEKECRITKVDNPVHLIGSHIKPWRDSSNEERLDGENGLLLTPSIDHLFDRGFISFENNGDVLVSRVADDVSLTRMGVRAGERVNVGGFTHQQRLYLDFHRESVFLQAQ, from the coding sequence ATGCGGTTCTGGTGGGTTAACCAAGGACAAACATTCGACCACGAATTCCACGGCGGCTATCTTTGGTCTCCAAAAAAGAAAGCACATGGTGTACGTCATCAATTTTATGAGAATATGCGCGAGGTGGCGCCGCAGGACGTAATCTTCTCTTTCCGCGCTCGCAAGATTGTTGCGGTCTCAGTGGCCCAGTCTTATGCCTACGAGAGCCCGAAACCAGCGGAGTTCGGTTTGGCAGGGCCGAACTGGGAGAAAATTGGGTGGCGAGTTGATGTCGCGTATATCGTCCCCCACAACCAGATCGAGCCGCGCGAGCACATGGCTGTTCTTGCGCCATTGCTGCCGAAGCGTTATGCGCCGTTGCAACCAAATGGGGACGGGTTACAAGGAGTCTATCTAGCAGAAGTGCCGCGCATATTCGCAGAGGTACTAGCGGGGTTAATCGGTGAGGATGTGCGGCAACTGGTCTCAGTGGTTGCGGATCGGCCGTCGGTGGTTGGATCTGCTGCAAAGGGGCTCGATGAATGGGAAGAGCACATTCAGATGGACCTTGTGAAGGACAGGTCGATTCCCGAAACAGAAAAGTCTGCGATCATCAAGGCGCGGCGTGGGCAAGGACTATTTAAGCAGCATGTGATGGAGATTGAGAAAGAGTGTCGCATCACGAAGGTGGACAATCCTGTGCATCTGATCGGGAGCCACATCAAGCCATGGCGAGATTCGTCGAACGAGGAACGGCTCGATGGTGAGAATGGGCTTTTGCTGACCCCTTCCATTGATCATCTATTTGACCGCGGATTTATTTCTTTTGAGAACAACGGGGATGTCTTGGTTTCACGGGTGGCCGATGATGTTTCGTTGACGCGGATGGGGGTTCGGGCAGGGGAAAGGGTGAATGTCGGGGGCTTCACGCACCAGCAGAGGCTTTACCTAGATTTCCATCGCGAATCAGTTTTTTTGCAGGCGCAGTAG
- a CDS encoding beta-propeller fold lactonase family protein, whose translation MPPGKRPPRRARPYRYIFTANNGSDDLSVIELRTLKVKTKVKVGGCPMIADITPDGKLLLVTNRDTCDTSVVDLKTLTVKKTLPGEDGPAGVVVAPDGRKAYVANEYAHSLSVIDLRSLTVERTIAIGHSPCVAVMPADGSFIAVTNEESHNVSIVDPDSLNVDYTVSLFEGPLGIALSPDDRQLYVADFMSPRVAVLDARLRKVTKTFAVGTRHIGIECTRDGQALYVTNADQDTVSIVDRKTLKAVGELTCQENPSELAMSPDGRLAAVSNRAANSVSLVDVAKRKVLGHIPVGISPLGVIFG comes from the coding sequence ATGCCCCCTGGGAAAAGGCCCCCGCGGAGAGCCCGGCCGTATCGCTATATCTTCACGGCCAACAACGGCAGCGACGACCTGTCCGTGATAGAATTGCGGACCCTGAAGGTCAAGACGAAAGTCAAGGTCGGCGGCTGCCCCATGATCGCCGACATCACCCCCGACGGCAAGCTCTTGCTGGTCACCAACCGGGACACCTGCGACACCTCGGTCGTGGACCTCAAGACCCTGACGGTCAAGAAGACCTTGCCGGGCGAGGACGGGCCGGCCGGGGTCGTGGTGGCGCCGGACGGCCGCAAGGCGTACGTGGCCAATGAATACGCGCATTCCCTGAGCGTCATAGACCTGCGCTCCCTCACCGTGGAGCGGACCATCGCGATCGGCCACTCGCCCTGCGTGGCCGTGATGCCCGCGGACGGGAGCTTCATCGCGGTCACCAACGAGGAGTCCCACAACGTATCCATCGTGGACCCCGACAGCCTCAATGTGGACTACACCGTGAGCCTCTTCGAGGGGCCGCTCGGCATCGCCCTGTCCCCGGACGACCGGCAGCTCTACGTCGCGGACTTCATGTCGCCCCGGGTCGCGGTCCTCGACGCCCGGCTGCGCAAAGTCACCAAGACCTTCGCGGTGGGGACCAGGCACATCGGCATCGAGTGCACGCGCGACGGCCAAGCGCTCTACGTCACCAACGCCGACCAAGACACGGTTTCCATCGTGGACCGCAAGACCCTCAAGGCCGTGGGCGAGCTCACCTGCCAGGAGAACCCCTCGGAGCTCGCCATGAGCCCGGACGGCAGGCTGGCCGCGGTCAGCAACCGGGCCGCCAACTCGGTCTCGCTGGTGGATGTCGCCAAGAGGAAGGTGCTCGGGCACATTCCCGTCGGCATCTCGCCGCTCGGAGTGATATTCGGCTGA
- a CDS encoding ThiF family adenylyltransferase: MTKKVLLTGEADTLLTPNGCESFLSSLRLLIRVCPNVTVALPAECQILRAEAEALAARLSFAAPVEFESAKNGMSDFAAILSVGTRRNPSLPMTTINSNGWLARVASVREAIDGSTNQENPVGAVAAACLGVSEMFKRLISLKEQRGGLLDEVGFSFYKYQLAPDDPGPALPAEIRIDALLLGAGAIGNGVGYLLSRLPIRGEIQVVDRQDFQRENLGTCMLIGPGDIGKDKATLVAEGLRSGVTARGFRMELAQLKEKMGRDVPYPRVVLSAVDNIETRHDVQRLWPDMVIDGAIGDFVCQASRHPWKENIACMLCLFQEPTGEPAHVRQSRLTGLPEARVIDAEEPITESDVDIAPPERRDWLRQRIGRKICSVIGEAVLQEISQAAYSEGFQPSVPFVAVLSACMMVSELIKWTQGWGASLEPRFQLDVLRGPSFGTSLPQIRRSDCVCVTRRRNIELFRHQVYGG, translated from the coding sequence ATGACTAAGAAGGTTCTCTTGACAGGAGAAGCCGACACATTGCTGACACCAAATGGATGCGAGAGCTTCCTCTCGAGCCTTCGCCTTCTCATACGGGTCTGCCCTAACGTTACGGTCGCATTGCCGGCGGAATGCCAGATTCTTCGTGCAGAAGCGGAGGCTCTGGCTGCTCGGTTGTCATTTGCGGCCCCCGTCGAGTTTGAATCCGCGAAAAATGGGATGTCTGATTTCGCCGCCATACTTTCTGTGGGCACGAGACGAAATCCTTCCCTGCCGATGACTACTATTAATTCTAACGGCTGGCTAGCGCGAGTCGCGTCGGTGCGGGAAGCAATCGACGGATCTACAAATCAGGAGAATCCAGTAGGGGCTGTTGCGGCTGCCTGTCTCGGCGTGTCTGAGATGTTCAAGCGTCTCATCTCGTTGAAGGAACAGCGCGGAGGATTGCTGGATGAGGTGGGATTCAGCTTCTATAAATATCAGCTGGCGCCTGACGACCCCGGGCCGGCTTTGCCTGCGGAGATTCGTATCGATGCTCTTCTCTTGGGTGCGGGGGCAATCGGGAATGGTGTTGGATACCTTCTGAGCCGCTTACCCATTCGCGGAGAGATTCAAGTGGTTGATCGGCAGGACTTTCAAAGGGAGAATCTCGGCACATGCATGCTGATTGGGCCCGGAGATATAGGCAAGGACAAAGCCACCCTTGTGGCTGAAGGTCTGAGAAGTGGCGTCACCGCCCGGGGCTTCAGAATGGAATTGGCCCAGTTGAAGGAGAAGATGGGACGTGACGTGCCCTATCCTCGCGTAGTGCTCAGTGCAGTAGACAATATCGAGACCCGGCATGATGTCCAACGTCTATGGCCGGACATGGTGATTGACGGTGCGATTGGGGACTTCGTGTGTCAGGCTAGCCGACATCCATGGAAGGAAAATATTGCCTGCATGCTGTGTCTCTTTCAGGAGCCGACAGGAGAACCGGCACATGTGAGGCAGAGTCGCCTTACTGGGTTGCCAGAAGCGAGGGTCATCGATGCCGAAGAACCCATCACAGAGAGCGATGTTGACATCGCGCCACCAGAACGGCGCGACTGGCTCAGGCAAAGGATTGGTAGAAAGATTTGCTCAGTAATCGGGGAGGCTGTGCTCCAAGAAATCTCGCAGGCCGCTTATTCGGAAGGGTTCCAGCCTTCCGTCCCCTTCGTCGCTGTCCTGAGTGCTTGCATGATGGTGTCTGAACTCATCAAGTGGACGCAGGGATGGGGAGCTTCGCTGGAGCCGCGCTTCCAGCTTGATGTCTTGCGGGGGCCGTCCTTTGGAACCAGCCTGCCCCAAATCCGCCGGTCAGACTGTGTCTGCGTTACGCGACGACGGAACATCGAATTGTTCCGGCATCAGGTATACGGTGGGTGA
- a CDS encoding GIY-YIG nuclease family protein, translated as MSQAKLNSFYVIPGYTFFYWGFTVPQREAPEFMRYFRLRKGPQTKSITLLIHGKRYPAKIRLVNITTKRFPNRSVVQIYYEREYTTLKALRKLLIYSYASTINKGKPLLKELIELVPKRGNAFIVKVISRQKTDFDHMLSLMEDKNLFAYWKSVRQGVPENFFIDFARHWIPVAELRNYENRINVIYLLCNSERKQLYVGKANQLGNRVQVGQGRVGLARDWDKFMFFEIHPKYAPFIEQIESFVIRAYAALMENEVGVRPLRERNIRLVNRRLND; from the coding sequence ATGTCTCAGGCTAAGTTGAATAGTTTTTACGTGATCCCGGGGTACACATTCTTCTATTGGGGTTTCACTGTCCCGCAACGCGAGGCTCCGGAATTCATGCGGTATTTCAGGCTCCGTAAGGGGCCGCAAACGAAAAGTATCACTCTTCTGATTCACGGCAAGCGTTACCCTGCGAAGATCCGTCTCGTCAATATAACCACCAAACGTTTCCCCAATCGGTCCGTCGTGCAAATTTACTACGAGCGCGAATACACAACTCTAAAGGCGTTACGCAAGTTGCTTATTTATAGCTATGCCTCGACGATTAATAAGGGGAAGCCGCTTCTAAAGGAACTGATTGAGCTGGTTCCTAAGAGAGGCAATGCCTTCATTGTGAAGGTCATCTCCCGACAAAAAACTGATTTCGACCACATGCTCAGCTTGATGGAAGACAAGAATCTCTTCGCGTATTGGAAGAGCGTCAGGCAAGGGGTACCGGAGAATTTTTTCATAGATTTTGCCAGGCACTGGATTCCTGTCGCAGAACTACGGAATTACGAGAATCGTATCAACGTGATCTATTTGCTCTGCAATTCCGAGAGAAAGCAATTGTATGTCGGGAAGGCGAATCAGTTGGGCAACCGTGTGCAGGTGGGGCAGGGGCGCGTGGGCTTGGCGCGAGACTGGGACAAATTCATGTTTTTTGAGATACATCCCAAGTATGCGCCCTTCATTGAGCAGATAGAATCCTTCGTCATTCGGGCTTATGCGGCGTTGATGGAAAACGAAGTGGGCGTCAGACCGCTGCGCGAACGAAATATACGCTTGGTGAATCGGCGCCTGAATGATTGA
- a CDS encoding putative DNA binding domain-containing protein — MGLPTPADDREQRLALLLQQGEGPSLEFKRSTGELKEAMRSLCAFANGAGGTVLFGVGPEGDAAGQKVSDQTLRDISQAAQRFEPPVHLHIWRAQAAAGLEIVAAACESGKDSGPHTYDGRAYERVGSATRRMPQTRYERLLLDRAHGRNRWENAPAVGVLPGHLDRDQALRLARFRGVDKTEFLDQRQLRGPAFKLLEEAELFCQRHFPLPGKIVPGRLQRVDTPLIPPDAMREILVNALIHRDYSIAGGAVSLAIFDDRVEVWSAGTYPSGITPDMLAGSHQSVQRNPIIADIFFRAGLIEKWGRGTNRVIAMCREAGIAPPSFQEISGAALVTFRVKVAEPTAQVTGQVTGQVAGQVTGQVLRYCQTPRKAIEIQRTLRLRHRETFQDNYLKPLLAKGWLARTIPQKPHSRLQKYLATEAGRKALADARPGNSEEIQT; from the coding sequence ATGGGCCTCCCAACACCGGCCGACGACCGCGAGCAGCGCCTCGCCCTGCTTCTCCAGCAAGGCGAAGGCCCCAGCCTGGAGTTCAAACGCTCCACCGGAGAGCTCAAGGAGGCCATGCGGAGCCTCTGCGCCTTCGCAAATGGAGCCGGCGGCACCGTCCTCTTCGGCGTAGGCCCGGAAGGCGATGCCGCCGGCCAGAAGGTCTCTGACCAGACCCTGCGCGACATCTCGCAGGCGGCCCAGCGCTTCGAGCCTCCTGTCCATCTCCACATTTGGCGCGCCCAGGCCGCGGCGGGCCTGGAGATCGTCGCCGCCGCCTGCGAGAGCGGCAAGGACTCCGGCCCCCACACCTACGACGGCCGCGCCTATGAGCGGGTGGGCAGCGCCACCCGCCGGATGCCGCAGACGCGATACGAACGCCTGCTCCTGGACCGCGCTCACGGCAGGAACCGTTGGGAGAACGCCCCCGCCGTAGGCGTCCTTCCCGGACACCTCGACCGGGACCAGGCCCTGCGCCTGGCGCGCTTCCGGGGAGTGGACAAGACCGAGTTCCTCGACCAGCGCCAGCTGCGCGGCCCCGCGTTCAAACTCCTGGAGGAGGCCGAGCTCTTCTGCCAGAGGCACTTCCCCCTGCCCGGCAAGATCGTCCCGGGCCGCCTGCAGCGGGTGGACACCCCGCTCATCCCGCCCGACGCCATGCGCGAGATCCTGGTCAACGCCCTCATCCACCGCGACTACTCCATAGCGGGCGGCGCCGTGTCCTTGGCCATCTTCGACGACCGCGTCGAGGTCTGGAGCGCCGGAACCTATCCCTCCGGCATCACGCCCGACATGCTCGCCGGCAGCCACCAGTCCGTCCAGCGCAACCCGATAATCGCCGACATCTTCTTCCGCGCCGGCCTCATCGAGAAATGGGGCCGCGGCACCAACCGCGTCATCGCCATGTGCCGCGAGGCTGGGATAGCCCCGCCGAGCTTCCAGGAGATCTCCGGCGCGGCCTTGGTGACTTTCCGGGTCAAGGTAGCTGAGCCGACCGCGCAAGTCACCGGACAAGTCACCGGACAAGTCGCCGGACAAGTCACCGGACAAGTCCTCCGCTACTGCCAGACTCCGCGAAAGGCAATCGAGATTCAAAGGACACTTAGACTTCGACATAGGGAGACCTTTCAAGACAACTACCTCAAGCCGCTCCTGGCTAAAGGCTGGCTGGCACGGACCATCCCCCAGAAGCCCCACAGCCGCCTGCAAAAATACCTCGCGACCGAAGCCGGGCGCAAGGCGCTTGCCGACGCCCGTCCCGGGAACTCGGAAGAAATACAGACATGA